A region of Plutella xylostella chromosome 29, ilPluXylo3.1, whole genome shotgun sequence DNA encodes the following proteins:
- the LOC125490975 gene encoding uncharacterized protein LOC125490975 — protein MVTAKLDSNTSIKWEEHRNLLSDLPTLNEFLNFLRNRADVLETVQRNKQDKDRHASENNNIPFRHKSQSSFIVSQERLPSQPLQCVICKGSHRIFDCNSFKNKSPEERLTQAIGLKLCHNCLRPGHHTRQCRLNGTCRICKRRHNTFLHQNNIQNTTTEVTGENNVTPSQSESVSLTATSSSETLLCTALVDLINPNTTAVTTVRALLDSGSQSSFITESLKSKLNLTSQHSDTHSIIGIGNTKLSLNSERCVVQLKSKNDSFNVLLSCLVLPHISDGLPKTHINIKHLDLSNFQLADPTFNVPSEIQMLIGADLFWDLIGSKQHSLGPNNPILRSSKLGWLISGPIIQNNSNKNSTFCNFAISNAELHDELTKFWELETFYKNQPHLSEEEKLCEQHFIANTERLPNGQFSVKLPLVDSPDCLGDSYPMAKKRFLNLENRFNKQPEVKKMYTEFIHEYAELGHLTEIDTKNIGDTYFYLPHHPVIREKSETTRLRTVFDASAKSTSGLSINDLQMTGPNIQDSLFSILIRFRQYKYALSGDIEKMYRAVSLHQSDRDLQLILWRDSEDKPLQTLQLNTVTYGFSSASFLSTRCLWQVGEECENKFIKNIIQHDFYVDDLLTGSDSEKELSDIKDSVSEALAKGGFHLRKFRSNSSNLLPHDSKNKNFMISSTDSTLGLGWDTSSDQLNFPFKVASIDVDNSIVTKRSILSASLKTFDPLGLLSLFTIIPRILIQQLWSLKIDWDMPVPEDIKKAWKTFIDNFKYFEMLKLPRQVLCNNPKSIEMHAFCDASQRAYGACVYIKSEDSQGHVEVHLISAKSRVAPIKASTIARLELNGALLAAQLSHAVTQALRCPITRHIHWTDSTIVLGWLKFKTTTSKLKIFVANRVAEILELTDLSSWRHVPTALNPADLVSRGVDPKAVNEIKLWWEGPSFLLKPEHCWPDTQSQQDEITVLPEVKVLSVQTVEEPFLFHRYSNLKVLQRVVAQILRFYNNCKFPNNKINISCPLQVTELENS, from the exons ATGGTCACGGCGAAGCTGGATAGTAATACTTCTATTAAATGGGAAGAACATAGAAATTTATTATCAGACTTACCCACTTTaaatgaatttttaaattttctgaGAAACCGCGCTGACGTTCTAGAAACGGTTCAAAGAAATAAACAAGATAAGGATAGGCATGCATCCGAGAACAACAACATTCCATTCCGGCATAAATCTCAAAGCTCTTTCATTGTTTCACAAGAACGCCTTCCTTCACAACCGCTTCAATGTGTCATTTGTAAAGGTTCACATCGCATTTTCGATTGTAattcctttaaaaataaatcaccCGAAGAAAGATTAACGCAGGCCATAGGTCTTAAGCTTTGCCATAACTGTCTCAGGCCAGGCCATCACACACGTCAGTGTAGACTAAACGGAACATGCCGCATATGTAAAAGGCGACATAATACATTcttacatcaaaataacatTCAAAATACAACAACTGAAGTCACAGGTGAAAACAATGTCACTCCCAGTCAATCAGAATCAGTTTCATTGACGGCTACATCTTCTAGTGAAACCTTATTGTGCACCGCTTTAGTAGATTTAATAAATCCAAACACAACCGCAGTTACAACCGTTCGTGCCTTGCTGGACAGCGGAAGCCAGTCTTCTTTCATAACAGAAAGTCTCAAATCTAAACTTAATCTGACTTCTCAGCATTCCGACACGCACAGCATCATAGGTATTGGAAACACTAAATTGAGCCTAAATTCCGAACGATGTGTCGTacaattaaaatcaaaaaatgaTTCATTTAACGTTTTACTTTCTTGCTTAGTCTTGCCTCACATTTCAGACGGACTACCTAAAACacacataaacataaaacatcTTGATTTGTcaaattttcaattagcagACCCTACATTCAATGTACCATCGGAAATTCAAATGCTTATAGGCGCCGACCTGTTTTGGGATTTGATTGGCTCAAAGCAACACAGTCTAGGTCCCAACAACCCAATATTACGCAGTTCCAAACTAGGTTGGTTAATTTCCGGCCcaattatacaaaataattcaaataaaaattctacATTTTGCAACTTTGCTATCTCAAACGCGGAGTTACATGACGAACTCACTAAATTTTGGGAACTAGAAaccttttataaaaatcaacctCATTTATCTGAGGAAGAAAAACTTTGTGAGCAACATTTTATTGCCAACACAGAACGTCTACCTAATGGTCAGTTTTCAGTTAAATTGCCTCTAGTCGATAGCCCGGATTGCTTAGGCGATTCATATCCAATGGCCAAGAAGCGATTTCTCAATTTAGAAAATCGTTTCAATAAACAACCGGAAGTCAAAAAAATGTACACAGAATTTATACACGAGTATGCCGAATTAGGTCATCTTACGGAAATTGATACTAAAAATATCGGTGACACATACTTTTACCTCCCCCATCACCCTGTCATAAGAGAAAAGAGCGAGACAACACGATTAAGAACAGTTTTTGACGCCAGCGCCAAAAGTACATCAGGATTGTCCATAAACGACCTCCAAATGACTGGTCCTAACATACAAGACTCCTTATTCAGCATCCTGATTCGATTCAGGCAGTATAAATATGCTCTGTCAGGAGATATAGAAAAAATGTACAGAGCAGTATCTCTGCATCAATCAGATCGTGACTTACAGCTAATTCTCTGGCGTGACAGTGAAGACAAACCTTTACAAACATTACAATTGAACACTGTCACATACGGTTTCTCAAGCGCGAGTTTTCTAAGTACGCGCTGTCTTTGGCAGGTAGGTGAAGAATGCgagaataaatttattaaaaacataattcaaCACGATTTCTACGTTGACGACTTGTTAACTGGCTCGGATTCCGAAAAGGAATTAAGCGATATAAAAGACTCTGTCTCAGAGGCTTTAGCTAAGGGTGGGTTTCATTTACGCAAATTTCGCTCGAACTCATCCAATTTATTACCACATgattcaaaaaataaaaacttcatGATTAGCTCTACCGACAGTACACTCGGTTTAGGCTGGGACACATCATCTGATCAATTGAATTTTCCATTCAAGGTGGCATCTATCGATGTTGACAACTCTATTGTCACCAAACGTAGTATCTTGTCAGCCTCACTTAAAACCTTCGATCCCCTTGGTTTATTGTcactatttacaataataccaAGAATTCTTATACAACAGTTGTGGTCATTAAAGATAGATTGGGACATGCCCGTTCCTGAAGATATAAAGAAAGCGTGGAAAACATTTATAGACAACTTTAAATATTTCGAAATGTTAAAATTACCCAGACAAGTATTGTGTAATAATCCAAAATCGATTGAAATGCATGCATTTTGTGATGCATCTCAACGTGCATATGGCGCATgtgt atatataaaATCCGAAGATTCACAGGGACACGTAGAAGTTCACTTAATATCAGCCAAATCTCGCGTAGCTCCTATCAAAGCTTCAACTATTGCCCGTCTTGAACTAAATGGTGCTTTATTAGCTGCACAATTAAGCCATGCTGTAACTCAAGCGCTTCGTTGCCCAATAACACGACATATTCATTGGACTGATTCCACTATCGTCCTAGGATGGTTGAAGTTTAAGACAACAACTagcaaattgaaaattttcgtTGCAAATCGAGTAGCGGAGATATTAGAACTTACAGATCTTTCCTCGTGGCGCCATGTGCCTACAGCGCTAAACCCTGCAGATCTAGTATCCCGCGGCGTAGATCCCAAGGCCGTGAATGAAATCAAACTCTGGTGGGAAGGCCCCTCATTTCTATTAAAACCAGAGCATTGTTGGCCAGACACACAATCTCAGCAAGATGAGATAACTGTTCTACCGGAAGTAAAAGTTCTTTCGGTACAAACCGTTGAAgaaccatttttatttcatcgtTATTCTAATTTGAAGGTTCTTCAACGAGTCGTGGCGCAAATTCTAAGATTTTACAACAATTGCAAATttcctaacaataaaattaacatttcaTGTCCATTGCAAGTCACAGAGCttgaaaattcataa